In Fusobacterium hwasookii, a single window of DNA contains:
- a CDS encoding FtsW/RodA/SpoVE family cell cycle protein codes for MKKNLVIDEDVVKNNSLYKKVNDIKKEKETEKQNDIIRRRKSIIVSFFLILITIGFINFLSSISRFDNARILDKIVKQATILGVSFIVFFVTAHSKTGNIIYKIISKPSFRFFVFLSSVIIFLIIAVGPASIFPTINGGKGWVHIGPISIQVPEIFKVPFIIILASILARGKDDKKEIPYKKNFFSVVFYTIVFFIIITYPLHDMGTAIHYVMIAAFMIFLSDISNKALSGLIALVVAIVPILLFYTLNFTSDYKGHRVKAFIDGILHSNYTREDSYQIYQSLIAFGTGGVLGKGFGNGVQKYNYIPEVETDFAIANFAEETGFIGMLIILFSFFSLFFLIMGVANNAKNYFSKYLVGGIAGYLITQVIINVGVAIGLLPVFGIPLPFISSGGSSLLAISMSMGLVIYINNRQISK; via the coding sequence ATGAAAAAAAATTTAGTCATAGATGAAGATGTTGTTAAAAACAATTCTCTTTACAAAAAAGTAAATGATATAAAAAAAGAAAAAGAAACTGAGAAGCAAAATGACATAATAAGAAGAAGAAAAAGTATTATTGTATCATTCTTTTTAATATTAATTACAATAGGTTTTATAAATTTTCTTAGTTCTATATCAAGATTTGATAATGCTAGGATACTTGATAAGATAGTTAAACAAGCTACTATTTTAGGCGTTTCATTTATTGTTTTTTTTGTCACAGCTCACAGTAAAACTGGAAACATAATTTATAAAATAATCTCAAAACCTTCATTTAGATTTTTTGTTTTTCTAAGCAGTGTCATAATCTTTTTGATTATTGCTGTTGGTCCAGCTAGTATATTTCCAACTATTAATGGTGGTAAAGGTTGGGTACATATAGGACCTATAAGTATACAAGTCCCTGAAATTTTTAAAGTTCCTTTTATTATAATTTTAGCAAGTATACTTGCTAGGGGAAAGGACGATAAAAAAGAAATTCCCTATAAAAAAAATTTTTTTTCTGTTGTTTTTTATACAATAGTATTTTTCATAATAATAACATATCCTTTACATGATATGGGAACTGCTATACACTATGTTATGATAGCAGCTTTTATGATATTTTTATCAGATATTTCAAATAAAGCACTTTCTGGATTAATTGCTCTTGTTGTTGCTATTGTTCCAATATTACTTTTTTATACTCTTAATTTTACATCTGATTATAAGGGACATAGAGTTAAAGCATTTATAGATGGTATTTTACATAGTAATTACACCAGAGAAGATTCTTATCAAATTTATCAATCTCTTATTGCTTTTGGAACAGGTGGAGTCCTTGGAAAAGGTTTTGGAAATGGAGTACAGAAATATAACTATATTCCTGAAGTTGAAACTGACTTTGCAATAGCAAACTTTGCAGAAGAAACTGGTTTTATTGGTATGCTTATTATTCTTTTCTCATTTTTCTCATTATTTTTCTTAATAATGGGAGTTGCTAATAATGCAAAAAACTATTTTTCTAAATATCTTGTTGGAGGAATAGCAGGTTATCTTATCACACAAGTTATAATAAATGTTGGAGTTGCAATAGGATTACTACCAGTATTTGGGATTCCTTTACCTTTCATAAGTTCAGGAGGATCATCACTTCTAGCTATATCAATGTCTATGGGACTTGTTATATATATAAATAATAGACAAATTTCAAAATAG
- a CDS encoding DUF896 domain-containing protein, producing MEMKDIIAKVNYYAKLSKERKLTEEETKDREIYRRMYLDQFKAQVREHLDNIEIVDDKDFKN from the coding sequence ATGGAAATGAAAGATATAATTGCAAAAGTAAATTACTATGCAAAATTAAGTAAAGAAAGAAAACTTACAGAAGAAGAAACAAAAGATAGAGAAATATATAGAAGAATGTATTTAGATCAATTTAAAGCACAGGTAAGAGAACATTTAGATAATATAGAAATTGTTGATGATAAAGATTTTAAAAACTAG
- a CDS encoding chorismate mutase, whose amino-acid sequence MIELELMRKKIDEIDDKLLALFRERLEVSKKIGSLKKKYKMAIFDPQREQEIIDSCTQNINEDEKIYIEKFLRNLMDISKEVQSK is encoded by the coding sequence ATGATAGAATTAGAGCTAATGAGGAAAAAAATTGATGAGATAGATGATAAACTTTTAGCTCTTTTTAGAGAAAGGTTAGAAGTTTCAAAAAAAATTGGCTCATTGAAGAAAAAGTATAAAATGGCAATTTTTGATCCACAGAGAGAACAAGAAATTATAGATAGTTGCACTCAAAATATAAATGAAGATGAAAAAATATATATAGAGAAATTTTTAAGAAATCTTATGGATATAAGTAAGGAGGTTCAATCAAAATGA
- a CDS encoding shikimate dehydrogenase family protein: protein MRKFGLLGKKLSHSLSPLLHNTFFEDMGLKDEYKLYEVDETEIDNFKNYMLENSIEGVNITVPYKKTFFDKLDYISDEAKGIGAINLLYIKDNKFYGDNTDYYGFKYTLTKNDIDVKNKKIAVIGKGGASASVYKVLKDMGAEDVTFYFRKDKLSKIEFPENLRGDIIINTTPVGMYPNINDNLVSEGILKNFKIAIDLIYNPIETKFLKIARENGLKTINGMDMLIEQALKTDEILYGILLSTQLRKKIRKKMKKKVEEFYEINGN from the coding sequence ATGAGAAAATTTGGACTCCTAGGAAAGAAACTTTCTCATTCACTATCTCCATTGTTACATAATACTTTTTTTGAAGATATGGGACTTAAAGATGAATATAAGTTATATGAAGTTGATGAAACTGAAATAGATAATTTTAAAAACTATATGCTTGAAAATTCTATTGAAGGAGTGAATATAACTGTTCCTTATAAAAAAACTTTTTTTGATAAATTGGATTACATAAGTGATGAGGCAAAGGGAATAGGTGCCATAAATCTTCTCTATATAAAAGATAATAAGTTTTATGGAGATAATACTGATTACTATGGCTTTAAATACACACTGACAAAAAATGATATAGATGTAAAAAATAAAAAAATAGCTGTCATTGGAAAAGGTGGAGCAAGTGCCAGTGTCTATAAAGTGTTAAAAGATATGGGAGCAGAAGATGTAACTTTCTATTTTAGAAAAGATAAGTTAAGTAAAATAGAATTTCCAGAAAATCTGAGAGGAGACATAATAATTAATACAACTCCTGTTGGAATGTATCCTAATATCAATGATAATCTTGTAAGTGAAGGAATTTTAAAAAATTTTAAAATAGCAATAGATTTAATATATAATCCTATTGAAACAAAATTCTTAAAAATTGCAAGAGAAAATGGATTAAAAACTATAAATGGTATGGATATGTTAATTGAACAAGCTTTAAAGACTGATGAAATTCTATATGGTATTCTGTTGTCAACTCAACTTAGAAAGAAAATTAGAAAAAAAATGAAAAAAAAGGTAGAAGAATTTTATGAAATTAATGGTAATTAA
- the aroQ gene encoding type II 3-dehydroquinate dehydratase, producing the protein MKLMVINGPNLNMLGIREKNIYGTFTYDDLCSYIKDYPEYKDKNIEFEFLQSNVEGEIVNFIQEAYNKKYDGIILNAGGYTHTSVAIHDAIKAVSIPTVEVHISNIHAREEFRKVCMTSPACIGQITGLGKFGYILAVVYLIEYYNK; encoded by the coding sequence ATGAAATTAATGGTAATTAATGGACCTAATTTGAATATGTTAGGTATAAGAGAAAAAAATATCTATGGCACTTTTACTTATGATGATTTATGTAGCTATATTAAAGATTATCCAGAGTATAAAGATAAAAATATAGAATTTGAGTTTTTACAAAGTAATGTTGAGGGTGAAATAGTAAATTTTATCCAAGAAGCATATAACAAAAAATATGATGGAATTATTTTAAATGCAGGTGGTTATACTCATACTTCAGTAGCAATTCATGATGCTATAAAGGCAGTTAGTATACCAACTGTTGAAGTACACATCTCAAATATTCATGCAAGAGAAGAGTTTAGAAAAGTTTGTATGACTTCTCCTGCTTGTATAGGACAGATAACAGGTTTAGGGAAATTTGGATATATACTAGCAGTAGTATATTTAATTGAATATTATAATAAGTAG
- a CDS encoding toxin-antitoxin system YwqK family antitoxin, with the protein MKIKKIFLFLLLFLALEVLAVSKLPKNLFNSDKINILKKGILNGPVNVYYPNGKIKIKQFFINNRKAGIWQYYYENGKMKSEIVYNIMSNDEEGIVKNYDEKGIIVSEGKVVNDNMVGVWNYYDEKGKKNYIYDLTKGIIIIYDEKGKAILQVTEKDLADRFVEIQQEINNDRIRANEEKN; encoded by the coding sequence ATGAAAATAAAAAAAATATTTTTGTTTTTACTACTATTTTTAGCTTTGGAAGTATTAGCAGTTAGCAAATTACCAAAAAACCTTTTTAATTCAGATAAAATAAATATTTTAAAAAAAGGGATTTTAAATGGTCCTGTCAATGTTTATTATCCAAATGGAAAGATAAAGATAAAACAATTTTTTATTAATAATAGAAAAGCAGGTATTTGGCAATATTATTATGAAAATGGAAAAATGAAATCAGAAATTGTCTACAATATAATGTCTAATGATGAAGAAGGTATTGTAAAAAATTATGATGAAAAAGGAATTATAGTAAGTGAAGGAAAAGTTGTTAATGATAATATGGTAGGAGTATGGAATTACTATGATGAAAAGGGTAAAAAGAATTATATCTATGATCTTACAAAGGGAATAATAATTATTTATGATGAAAAAGGGAAAGCTATACTTCAAGTTACTGAAAAAGATTTGGCTGATCGTTTTGTAGAAATACAACAGGAGATAAATAATGATAGAATTAGAGCTAATGAGGAAAAAAATTGA